A genomic window from Salvia miltiorrhiza cultivar Shanhuang (shh) chromosome 5, IMPLAD_Smil_shh, whole genome shotgun sequence includes:
- the LOC130984923 gene encoding uncharacterized protein LOC130984923 isoform X2, whose product MAARIPSSSHKLQALATFLRRHGAVSGGSWRSNPFGRRDPPPYKVGGVGLRLLSDSSKLRTTVKWLLGYVVTFLLPFWKNKWDNLLTLEGEAAKVVGEVEVVAEVVEKVATAADKALEEVVNQLPDNSKLKEAAQALEHVSSVAAKDAQLIENLINKASDVKQDIEELESIVEPIVDKIMHGKHTKS is encoded by the exons ATGGCTGCAAGAATCCCATCATCCTCTCACAAACTCCAGGCTTTGGCCACTTTTCTCCGCCGGCACGGAGCCGTATCCGGTGGTTCGTGGCGGAGCAACCCGTTTGGCCGCCGCGATCCGCCGCCTTATAAGGTGGGAGGTGTTGGGCTCAGGTTGCTAAGCGACAGCTCCAAGTTGAGAACAAC GGTGAAATGGCTTCTGGGATATGTAGTAACATTTCTGCTACCATTTTGGAAGAATAAATGGGACAATTTGCTGACATTGGAAG GAGAGGCGGCGAAAGTCGTGGGAGAGGTGGAGGTGGTGGCGGAGGTGGTGGAAAAGGTGGCGACGGCCGCCGATAAGGCGCTGGAGGAGGTGGTGAATCAGCTCCCAGACAACAGTAAGCTCAAGGAAGCAGCTCAAGCATTGGAACATGTCTCTAGTGTAGCTGCCAAGGATGCTCaactaattgaaaatttaatcaacaag GCTAGTGATGTGAAGCAAGATATAGAAGAGTTGGAGAGCATTGTTGAACCAATTGTTGACAAGATTATGCATGGGAAGCACACAAAGAGTTAG
- the LOC130984923 gene encoding uncharacterized protein LOC130984923 isoform X1, producing MAARIPSSSHKLQALATFLRRHGAVSGGSWRSNPFGRRDPPPYKVGGVGLRLLSDSSKLRTTERNQSEEKRELPAPPKFGVSNWVKWLLGYVVTFLLPFWKNKWDNLLTLEGEAAKVVGEVEVVAEVVEKVATAADKALEEVVNQLPDNSKLKEAAQALEHVSSVAAKDAQLIENLINKASDVKQDIEELESIVEPIVDKIMHGKHTKS from the exons ATGGCTGCAAGAATCCCATCATCCTCTCACAAACTCCAGGCTTTGGCCACTTTTCTCCGCCGGCACGGAGCCGTATCCGGTGGTTCGTGGCGGAGCAACCCGTTTGGCCGCCGCGATCCGCCGCCTTATAAGGTGGGAGGTGTTGGGCTCAGGTTGCTAAGCGACAGCTCCAAGTTGAGAACAAC GGAGAGGAATCAAAGTGAAGAGAAACGGGAATTGCCAGCTCCGCCCAAGTTTGGTGTTTCAAATTG GGTGAAATGGCTTCTGGGATATGTAGTAACATTTCTGCTACCATTTTGGAAGAATAAATGGGACAATTTGCTGACATTGGAAG GAGAGGCGGCGAAAGTCGTGGGAGAGGTGGAGGTGGTGGCGGAGGTGGTGGAAAAGGTGGCGACGGCCGCCGATAAGGCGCTGGAGGAGGTGGTGAATCAGCTCCCAGACAACAGTAAGCTCAAGGAAGCAGCTCAAGCATTGGAACATGTCTCTAGTGTAGCTGCCAAGGATGCTCaactaattgaaaatttaatcaacaag GCTAGTGATGTGAAGCAAGATATAGAAGAGTTGGAGAGCATTGTTGAACCAATTGTTGACAAGATTATGCATGGGAAGCACACAAAGAGTTAG
- the LOC131024748 gene encoding vegetative cell wall protein gp1-like: MATSKVFSALLMSALLLAFAAAQSPSGAPSPSPVVKSPAPSPLAQPPSHASPSPAPTTVTAPSPASASSSPSPTAFFSPPAPPPSTTSPSPSVSAPPTAGGAPLPSANGAVINGAGLAAAAVGFFAVILVA, from the coding sequence ATGGCGACTTCCAAAGTTTTCTCCGCACTGCTGATGTCTGCTCTGCTGCTAGCCTTCGCCGCGGCGCAGTCGCCTTCCGGCGCACCGTCGCCGTCGCCAGTCGTTAAATCACCGGCGCCTTCTCCGCTGGCGCAGCCGCCGAGTCACGCGAGCCCTAGCCCGGCCCCTACGACGGTCACCGCTCCTTCTCCTGCGTCCGCGTCGTCTTCTCCTTCTCCTACGGCGTTCTTCTCGCCGCCAGCTCCTCCTCCGTCGACTACCTCTCCCTCGCCGTCCGTCTCCGCGCCTCCGACCGCCGGTGGCGCTCCGTTGCCTTCAGCAAACGGCGCGGTAATCAATGGAGCAGGACTCGCTGCCGCCGCGGTCGGTTTCTTCGCCGTTATTTTGGTTGCTTGA
- the LOC131026620 gene encoding bifunctional riboflavin biosynthesis protein RIBA 1, chloroplastic isoform X2, producing the protein MASMNFSCPSTSLSRSGSRLYSGLLCGNIQYANGVEVFKRPSAKLGLSIKASGKIKSALFSAENGSLPHSAGSDVASNALVSDISGGVEVQSDAVVLGALAADMAPTASGFPLESDEFDLDVPSEGFSSIPEAIKDIREGKMVVVVDDEDRENEGDLIMAASKVTPEAMAFFVKYGTGIVCVSMKDEDLERLKLPLMVNHKENEEKLSTAFTVSVDAKHGTTTGVSARDRATTILALASKDSKPEDFNRPGHIFPLKYREGGVLKRAGHTEAAVDLAMLAGSEPAGVLCEIVDDDGSMARLPRLREFVKQENLKIISIADLIRYRRKRDRLVEHASAARIPTMWGPFTAHCYRSIIDGIEHIAMVKGEIGDGQDILVRVHSECLTGDIFGSARCDCGSQLSLAMQQIEAAGRGVLVYLRGHEGRGIGLGHKLRAYNLQDAGRDTVEANEELGLPVDSREYGIGAQILRDLGVRTMKLMTNNPAKYIGLKGYGLAVAGRVPLVTPITKDNMRYLETKRAKMGHVYGLDGNGNPALITNKNGRASGETPATSDS; encoded by the exons ATGGCTTCCATGAATTTTTCTTGCCCATCGACTTCGCTTTCTCGCTCTGG TTCCAGACTGTACAGCGGTCTGCTATGCGGAAATATTCAGTATGCGAATGGTGTAGAAGTCTTCAAACGGCCCAGTGCCAAACTCGGTTTGAGTATCAAGGCCAGTGGGAAGATTAAGTCAGCCCTGTTCTCAGCAGAAAATGGCTCTCTTCCACATTCTGCGGGTTCTGATGTTGCAAGTAACGCTCTCGTCAGTGATATATCTGGTGGAGTGGAGGTACAGTCCGATGCCGTAGTATTAGGAGCACTTGCAGCTGATATGGCTCCCACAGCTAGTGGGTTCCCTCTTGAAAGCGATGAGTTTGACTTGGACGTGCCGTCAGAAGGTTTCTCGAGTATTCCTGAGGCCATTAAAGACATCCGCGAAGGAAAG ATGGTCGTGGTTGTAGATGATGAGGATAGAGAGAATGAAGGAGATCTCATAATGGCTGCATCGAAAGTCACCCCAGAGGCTATGGCATTCTTTGTGAAGTACGGAACTGGAATAGTTTGCGTGAGCATGAAGGACGAAGACTTGGAGAGGCTGAAGCTCCCCTTGATGGTAAATCATAAGGAAAACGAGGAGAAGCTCTCTACTGCATTCACTGTTTCGGTG GATGCGAAACATGGTACAACTACGGGTGTCTCAGCACGCGACCGCGCGACCACAATATTGGCTCTTGCATCAAAAGATTCAAAGCCTGAGGATTTCAATCGGCCAGGACACATATTCCCACTGAAGTACAGGGAGGGCGGTGTCCTAAAAAGAGCGGGGCACACAGAAGCAGCTGTGGACCTTGCCATGCTAGCTGGATCCGAACCTGCTGGAGTTTTATGTGAGATTGTAGACGATGATGGCTCCATGGCTCGATTACCTAGGCTGAGGGAATTCGTCAAGCAAGAAAACCTGAAAATCATATCTATCGCTGATTTAATAAG GTATCGGAGAAAGAGGGATAGGTTAGTGGAGCACGCTTCCGCTGCTCGTATACCAACTATGTGGGGTCCATTTACCGCCCATTGTTACAGGTCGATTATAGATGGGATTGAACACATTGCAATGGTTAAG GGTGAAATTGGTGACGGACAAGATATTCTTGTTAGAGTACACTCAGAATGTCTCACCGGTGACATATTTGGTTCAGCCAGATGTGATTGTGGAAGCCAGCTGTCACTTGCGATGCAACAGATTGAGGCAGCCGGCAGGGGTGTTCTAGTCTACCTCCGTGGTCATGAGGGGAGGGGAATCGGTTTAGGCCACAAACTCCGAGCTTACAATTTGCAAGATGCTGGGCGTGACACTGTGGAGGCAAATGAGGAGTTGGGTTTGCCCGTTGATTCAAGGGAGTACGGAATTGGTGCGCAG ATACTGAGAGATCTCGGGGTCAGAACTATGAAGTTGATGACGAACAATCCTGCAAAGTACATCGGGCTCAAGGGCTATGGTTTGGCCGTTGCAGGCAGGGTGCCCCTCGTGACCCCAATCACCAAGGATAACATGAGATATCTAGAGACGAAACGTGCCAAAATGGGCCATGTTTATGGTTTAGACGGCAATGGTAATCCAGCGCTCATCACCAACAAGAACGGACGAGCAAGTGGTGAAACCCCAGCTACATCAGACTCATGA
- the LOC131026620 gene encoding bifunctional riboflavin biosynthesis protein RIBA 1, chloroplastic isoform X1, with protein MASMNFSCPSTSLSRSGSSRLYSGLLCGNIQYANGVEVFKRPSAKLGLSIKASGKIKSALFSAENGSLPHSAGSDVASNALVSDISGGVEVQSDAVVLGALAADMAPTASGFPLESDEFDLDVPSEGFSSIPEAIKDIREGKMVVVVDDEDRENEGDLIMAASKVTPEAMAFFVKYGTGIVCVSMKDEDLERLKLPLMVNHKENEEKLSTAFTVSVDAKHGTTTGVSARDRATTILALASKDSKPEDFNRPGHIFPLKYREGGVLKRAGHTEAAVDLAMLAGSEPAGVLCEIVDDDGSMARLPRLREFVKQENLKIISIADLIRYRRKRDRLVEHASAARIPTMWGPFTAHCYRSIIDGIEHIAMVKGEIGDGQDILVRVHSECLTGDIFGSARCDCGSQLSLAMQQIEAAGRGVLVYLRGHEGRGIGLGHKLRAYNLQDAGRDTVEANEELGLPVDSREYGIGAQILRDLGVRTMKLMTNNPAKYIGLKGYGLAVAGRVPLVTPITKDNMRYLETKRAKMGHVYGLDGNGNPALITNKNGRASGETPATSDS; from the exons ATGGCTTCCATGAATTTTTCTTGCCCATCGACTTCGCTTTCTCGCTCTGG CAGTTCCAGACTGTACAGCGGTCTGCTATGCGGAAATATTCAGTATGCGAATGGTGTAGAAGTCTTCAAACGGCCCAGTGCCAAACTCGGTTTGAGTATCAAGGCCAGTGGGAAGATTAAGTCAGCCCTGTTCTCAGCAGAAAATGGCTCTCTTCCACATTCTGCGGGTTCTGATGTTGCAAGTAACGCTCTCGTCAGTGATATATCTGGTGGAGTGGAGGTACAGTCCGATGCCGTAGTATTAGGAGCACTTGCAGCTGATATGGCTCCCACAGCTAGTGGGTTCCCTCTTGAAAGCGATGAGTTTGACTTGGACGTGCCGTCAGAAGGTTTCTCGAGTATTCCTGAGGCCATTAAAGACATCCGCGAAGGAAAG ATGGTCGTGGTTGTAGATGATGAGGATAGAGAGAATGAAGGAGATCTCATAATGGCTGCATCGAAAGTCACCCCAGAGGCTATGGCATTCTTTGTGAAGTACGGAACTGGAATAGTTTGCGTGAGCATGAAGGACGAAGACTTGGAGAGGCTGAAGCTCCCCTTGATGGTAAATCATAAGGAAAACGAGGAGAAGCTCTCTACTGCATTCACTGTTTCGGTG GATGCGAAACATGGTACAACTACGGGTGTCTCAGCACGCGACCGCGCGACCACAATATTGGCTCTTGCATCAAAAGATTCAAAGCCTGAGGATTTCAATCGGCCAGGACACATATTCCCACTGAAGTACAGGGAGGGCGGTGTCCTAAAAAGAGCGGGGCACACAGAAGCAGCTGTGGACCTTGCCATGCTAGCTGGATCCGAACCTGCTGGAGTTTTATGTGAGATTGTAGACGATGATGGCTCCATGGCTCGATTACCTAGGCTGAGGGAATTCGTCAAGCAAGAAAACCTGAAAATCATATCTATCGCTGATTTAATAAG GTATCGGAGAAAGAGGGATAGGTTAGTGGAGCACGCTTCCGCTGCTCGTATACCAACTATGTGGGGTCCATTTACCGCCCATTGTTACAGGTCGATTATAGATGGGATTGAACACATTGCAATGGTTAAG GGTGAAATTGGTGACGGACAAGATATTCTTGTTAGAGTACACTCAGAATGTCTCACCGGTGACATATTTGGTTCAGCCAGATGTGATTGTGGAAGCCAGCTGTCACTTGCGATGCAACAGATTGAGGCAGCCGGCAGGGGTGTTCTAGTCTACCTCCGTGGTCATGAGGGGAGGGGAATCGGTTTAGGCCACAAACTCCGAGCTTACAATTTGCAAGATGCTGGGCGTGACACTGTGGAGGCAAATGAGGAGTTGGGTTTGCCCGTTGATTCAAGGGAGTACGGAATTGGTGCGCAG ATACTGAGAGATCTCGGGGTCAGAACTATGAAGTTGATGACGAACAATCCTGCAAAGTACATCGGGCTCAAGGGCTATGGTTTGGCCGTTGCAGGCAGGGTGCCCCTCGTGACCCCAATCACCAAGGATAACATGAGATATCTAGAGACGAAACGTGCCAAAATGGGCCATGTTTATGGTTTAGACGGCAATGGTAATCCAGCGCTCATCACCAACAAGAACGGACGAGCAAGTGGTGAAACCCCAGCTACATCAGACTCATGA